The stretch of DNA ATGCTTATGGATGTGCTTGAAAGCGGCATAGATTCCAAATATAAGGATTTTTTTGATATAAACTGGGGCCATTCATTTGAAAGTATGCACGGCAGGCTTCTGGCGCCTTTTCTTGGAGAACCCTACGGCGAAGCGCTTGAGAGCGGAAAAATAAAGGTTCAGTATTCAAAAGACGGGCTTACCGCCGGTTATTATGAACACTCTTTTCCCATAGCCATAAAATCATATTATTCTTTCTTTACCGGCGGAATTGATGAACTTAAAAAAAAGCTGGGCAGAAAAAATAATGACTATATGCGTTTTACGGGCGCGCTTTATGTGCTTAAAAACCTTAAAGGTATTGATGATGTCACCGAAAGAAAAGAGCAGATAGATTTTGTAAAATCCATCCTGTGGGAATTGTACGAAGCCGGCGGGGAAATAAAAACATATATTGACGGGATTGTAACTTTGTATAACGGCGAACCGGGCAAACCTGAATCATTCAACCTTCTGGACGCGCTTTTAAAAGAGCAGTATTTCCGCTTGGCGCTGTGGAAAGTGGCGTCTGAAGAGATAAATTACAGAAGATTTTTTAATATAAACGGCCTTATATCCGTAAAGGTTGAAGAACCCGAAGTGTTTAACGCTGTTCACAGGCTTATTCTTGAACTTGTATCCAAAGGGCTGATATCAGGGTTAAGGATAGACCATATTGACGGGCTGTATGACCCCACCGCGTATATCAGAACTTTAAGAAAAGCGGCGCCTGAAGCATATATAGTTGTGGAAAAGATACTGGAAAGCGCTGAAAAACTTCCCGCTTACTGGACAGTTCAGGGGACTACGGGATATGATTTCATGAATTACGTGAACGGTATTTTTATAATGCAGAAAAATGAAAAAGAGATGACAAAAGCGTATGAAAAATTTACAGGCGCGCAGTTTGATTACTATGGAATGATGACCGCCAAAAAAAGGCTTATAATAGGAAAGAGAATGGCGGGCGATGTGGATAATTTAGCCTCTGCTATCAAGGATATAATGTCCAAGTACAGGCATGGAAGCGACATTACAATGTATGGAATAAAGCGCGCCCTTGTGGAGGTGCTTGCATTTTTCCCCGTTTACAGGGCGTATGTAAATAATGAATACGTAACAGACAAGGACACGGCATACATAAAGGAAACAATAGAAGCCGCAAAAAGAAACGCGCCCGGGCTGTCGTACGAACTTGATTTTATGAAAAAATTTTTACTGCTTGAATTTGATGATTTTATGGATGAAGAGGCCAAGCAGGGATGGATTAAAGTGGTTATGAAACTTCAGCAGTTAACCGGGCCGCTTATGGCAAAGGGATTTGAAGACACCTTTTTATATATTTACAACAGGCTGCTGTCGTTAAATGAAGTGGGAAGCAGCCCTGATAAATTCGGGATAAGTATAAAAGAATTCAACAATTTCTGCCTGGAACGCGCCAGGCTTTGGCCGCATACCATGAATGCCACGTCCACCCATGACGTAAAAAGGGGGGAGGATTCAAGGGCAAGGCTTAATGTACTTTCGGAAATGCCGAAAGCGTGGTATGAAAGGGCAAGAAAATGGGCGTCTGTAAATTACGCGATAAAGCCGGCTGTGATAAGCAAAAATGACGAATACATGGTGTATCAGGCCCTGTTGTCAGCATGGCCGTTTAATGAAGAAGAAGTGCCGGGTTTCAGGGAAAGGGTTAAGGATTTTGTGATTAAAGCGGTAAGGGAAGCAAAAGTATACACGGCATGGATAAAGCCTGATGAAATATATGAAAATGCCGTAATTGATTTCGCGATGAAGATAACAGACCCTGTAACCGGAAAAGATTTTCTGCACGATTTTCTGCCTTTTGTAAAAAAGGTTTCTTTTTACGGTGTTTTAAATTCATTATCGCAGGCCTGCATAAAAATAGCGGCGCCGGGAGTTCCGGACTTCTACCGCGGCACAGAACTTTGGGAATTTGCTTTTGTGGATCCGGATAACAGAAGGGCTTTGGATTATACCGTGATTCAAAATAATGCCGCGGCCATTAAAGAGAAAGAAAATGACGCTTCTTTTGCCTCGGAAATTCTAAAAGGGTATAAAAGCGGGCTTGTAAAGCAGTTCTTAATATTTAAAATGCTTAACGCAAGGCGCAAAGAAGAACAGCTTTTTACAAACGGCGGGTTTGTAAGTTTAAGAACCGCCGGCAGGCACGCGGATAAGGTTATTACGTTTGCAAGGGATAAAGATAAAAAACTTGCCGTGATTGCGGCGCCAAGGTTTACTTCTATGATGGTACGCGAAGATGAAATGCCGGCAGGCGAACACGTCTGGGGCGATACTCACATAATACTGCCCGAAGATCCGCCGCAGGTTTTTACGTGCGCGATAACAGGTAAAACGGTAAAGGCGGACGGAAGGAAATTATATTTAAGGGATGTTCTGGCGGTATTCCCGTGCGGGCTTGTTATATCGGAATAAAAAAGGCCGGCCATCCTTAACTGAAGTGGAACATTGAATATAAGTCATTTCCCTTTGTATCATCTATAACCACTGCGTAAAAATCTTCCACTTCCAGTTTGTAAATTGCCTCCGGGCCAAGTTCCGCAAAAGCCACAACTTCGGACTTTATAACAGACCTGGCGTATTCAGCTCCTAAGCCGCCAAGAGCGGAAAAATACACAGCTTTATTCTTTGCAATAGCGTCTTTTACCGGCGTGGTACGTTCGCCTTTTCCTATCATTCCCTTAATTCCAAGCTGTAAAAGCATAGGGGTGAATTTATCCATGCGCGATGATGTTGTGGGGCCGCAAGAACCTATCACGTTTCCCTCGCGCGCGGGTGTGGGGCCGCAGTAATAAATAATCTGGTTTTTAAAATCAAGAGGAAGTTTTTCCTTTTTTTCCACCATTTCCGCTATCCTGGCGTGGGCCGCGTCGCGCATTGTGTATATGGTGCCGGAAATAAGTACTTCGTCGCCGGTCGTTAAATCCTCTATTGTCTCCGCGTCAAGCGGGGTTGTAATCTTTTTCAAAACGTCCTCCGGATAAAACTATATTGTTATAGATTTGTGCCTTGAAGAATGGCACTGAATATTTACTGCGACAGGCAGGCTTGCTATGTGGCACGGGAAAGTTTCCACCATTACCGATAATGCCGTGGTTATTCCGCCGAACCCAAGCGGGCCTATGTTAAGTTTGTTTATCAGTTTAAGTGTCTTTTTTTCAAGTACCGCGGCTTCTTTGCTTGTATTTGTGCTGCCTATTTCGCGCAGCAGCGCTTTTTTGGCAAGATACGGCGCGCGTTCAAGGTTGCCGCCTATGCCTATTCCTATTATATAGGGCGGGCAGGCGGAAGCGCCGGCCTTTTTAACCGTTTCCAGCACAAAATTAATTATTCCTTCTTCGCCGTCGGCGGGGGTAAGCATTTTAACCGCGGATTTATTTTCCGCGCCCGCGCCTTTGGTCATAATGGAAATTTTAAGCATATTGCCCGGCTTTATTTCCGTGTGCACCACGCAGGGTGTGTTGGTGCCGGTATTTTTTCTTGTCAGCGGGTCAGCCACGGATTTTCTTAAAAAGCCCTTATTATATCCGGCTTCCACTCCGCGGTTTATG from Candidatus Goldiibacteriota bacterium encodes:
- a CDS encoding fumarate hydratase gives rise to the protein MRLLRSEKISEAIEQLVIDANYFLPYDIVSAVKEAAGEEKERKAKNVLYKIVENYKTAKKGEYPLCQDTGIVVVFLEVGNDVKIEGDIYKAINRGVEAGYNKGFLRKSVADPLTRKNTGTNTPCVVHTEIKPGNMLKISIMTKGAGAENKSAVKMLTPADGEEGIINFVLETVKKAGASACPPYIIGIGIGGNLERAPYLAKKALLREIGSTNTSKEAAVLEKKTLKLINKLNIGPLGFGGITTALSVMVETFPCHIASLPVAVNIQCHSSRHKSITI
- a CDS encoding Fe-S-containing hydro-lyase yields the protein MKKITTPLDAETIEDLTTGDEVLISGTIYTMRDAAHARIAEMVEKKEKLPLDFKNQIIYYCGPTPAREGNVIGSCGPTTSSRMDKFTPMLLQLGIKGMIGKGERTTPVKDAIAKNKAVYFSALGGLGAEYARSVIKSEVVAFAELGPEAIYKLEVEDFYAVVIDDTKGNDLYSMFHFS
- the treY gene encoding malto-oligosyltrehalose synthase, coding for MKIPRATYRFQFNKDFPLARAAELAGYLSLMGFSDVYASPVFKAAEGSTHGYDVTDPGKISCEIGGITGFEKAVKECAGQGVSWVQDIVPNHMAFTNDNYMLMDVLESGIDSKYKDFFDINWGHSFESMHGRLLAPFLGEPYGEALESGKIKVQYSKDGLTAGYYEHSFPIAIKSYYSFFTGGIDELKKKLGRKNNDYMRFTGALYVLKNLKGIDDVTERKEQIDFVKSILWELYEAGGEIKTYIDGIVTLYNGEPGKPESFNLLDALLKEQYFRLALWKVASEEINYRRFFNINGLISVKVEEPEVFNAVHRLILELVSKGLISGLRIDHIDGLYDPTAYIRTLRKAAPEAYIVVEKILESAEKLPAYWTVQGTTGYDFMNYVNGIFIMQKNEKEMTKAYEKFTGAQFDYYGMMTAKKRLIIGKRMAGDVDNLASAIKDIMSKYRHGSDITMYGIKRALVEVLAFFPVYRAYVNNEYVTDKDTAYIKETIEAAKRNAPGLSYELDFMKKFLLLEFDDFMDEEAKQGWIKVVMKLQQLTGPLMAKGFEDTFLYIYNRLLSLNEVGSSPDKFGISIKEFNNFCLERARLWPHTMNATSTHDVKRGEDSRARLNVLSEMPKAWYERARKWASVNYAIKPAVISKNDEYMVYQALLSAWPFNEEEVPGFRERVKDFVIKAVREAKVYTAWIKPDEIYENAVIDFAMKITDPVTGKDFLHDFLPFVKKVSFYGVLNSLSQACIKIAAPGVPDFYRGTELWEFAFVDPDNRRALDYTVIQNNAAAIKEKENDASFASEILKGYKSGLVKQFLIFKMLNARRKEEQLFTNGGFVSLRTAGRHADKVITFARDKDKKLAVIAAPRFTSMMVREDEMPAGEHVWGDTHIILPEDPPQVFTCAITGKTVKADGRKLYLRDVLAVFPCGLVISE